From the genome of Trypanosoma brucei brucei TREU927 chromosome 11 chr11_scaffold01 genomic scaffold, whole genome shotgun sequence:
CGTTTTTTTCTACGATGAGTGGGCCTCCGCTGCTTCTTTCATCGAAAGGGATGATATTGTAATTCTTAAGGGATTTACTGTGTACGACACCCCACGCGTTGGAGACCATGATGTCGAGTTCCCATTTTTTGTTACACCGATTCCTCATATGGCCGCGTTGCGTGCCTTGCAGAAGGGGCACAAAGATGACATCATGGAGGTGACGGTGACGGCCGATGCGCTGGAGACGCCGAACATTCGTGTCATGCCTAAAAGGCTCTGGGGCTCGTACATCGCTAACGACATGCAGTGTCCACGCACAAACAACGACTGAAAATTCCTCTAATTGACTCCCTTTCCGCGGAAGTACCCGGCGGAAAGGCGGGAAATTAGCTAAGCTACAAAGGGTGTGTTTAGATCGTAAAGTGTTGACAGCTACCGACACTGCGGACCGCACGCCCCCGCCTTTGTCTGAGAGGAAGGAAGCccgtctttcccttttttggaaTTACAAGCTGACGGAGTCACTATGTAATTTGCATTTGTATTGTCCTTTCAGTGGTTTCTTCTCTATGTTTGTATATGGTTTCTGGGCGACTATTGCACCGCTTCTTGTATTCAATTTTGCCACGAATGATTATGTAGAAGACTTTGCTCTTTTCCTATGTCGGTGAAGGTTTGGGTAAAATGCAGTGGGATGACAGACGACGAGGCACTTGGAATCCAAGTTCTGTCGGATGGGACGGCATTGGACGTCGTTGAGGCCTGCAAAGGGGTGTTCCGGTGGCCGAAGTTATCTACCGCAGCGTTGTGCACTGAAGGCGGTGAGATCGTTCCACCTTCCTCGGCAGCGGCATCCCTCACAAATCTCACACTCCAAATCGTTCAGTTTCCGCCGCTGGCGTCGGTTCTGAAGCGCAATGCGTCCCATAGACCGCTCTCAACTGGTCACAGAAAGGACCAAGTGCCAACGACTAGTACACCCTCCATCCTTTGTTTCCAAAATGTTACTATTCCCCGTcgtgggaaaaggaggatgaACCCCAATGCTAAAAAACGAGAAGCAGTGGGTACCCCGACAAGGATTGCCCGACTATGGGATAGTTTGCCTGTGGCGGAGCTTGCATTTGTCAGTGGGAGCGACCCGCGCCCCGCGCAAGCACTTTGCGCCTGGAGCTGCCGGAGTACTATCTTTTGAGGCACCCCCGAGAGGGTATTTCCGCAGGAAATGGAGAAGAGTCCACTTACTGCTGTGCAAGCTCAACCATTGACGGGACGAAGGTACAACACGTGTCTGAAAATGTTACCTTGCCCCCTGACTGTGGACGTCAAGTGCCTCTGCGGTCGTGTCGGTTACCGTACGTATGCGTTGGTGTGAGAGAAGAGCCAAGTCCCAGCTTCAGAAGTACTGCCACCGACGCCTTAACTGTCTTTGAGCAGGCAATTCCTGAAGTGTTGAGTCCCGTGGAAGGGCCGTCGAAGGGGATGCCGTTGCTGGGGCCACCGGTCGGTGCCGGTGGCGGAGGTGCCTCGTGTGCGTGCAATAAAGATATTAAAGTGGCTAAAGTGGAAGCTGACATGAGGAATCAGGTTGCTGAATGCGGGCTCACAACTACGTTTCCCGTTCCGTGTATGGACCACATCAGTGGGTGGTGTTGTGTAATATagctctgtttttttttgatatttattgtttgcatctttccttttttgttttttcatgcCGTGCCTTGTACTCTACATTCACtgtaattatttattttcagtTCTCGGCCTACGGGGTGGCGCTTGCGGCCGCGGGGTAGTCAGATCTTCCTGGCTTTTAtttcattgtttttcctttgagGCGTAcacaaatatgaaaaaaagcaaacaaacagacggTCCGTGGAATGAAATCCTGCATCATCGCCACCACcgttattttcctccttctctttttacacttctccctcttccttcagTGTGACGCCTGTTTGCACAATGCGGTGAAAGCCCGTATTTACATCACTGTACGGCTGCACCTGTGACGGCTGTGCATGCTGGATTGTGGGGAGGGGGTAGTATTTTTTGATTAATCACACCAGCGTGCGGTGAAGCACTGGGTCGGCGTTTTCTGTTCGTCGGTCCGACTTATGTGTGTTTCCTCGTTCTCTCCGCAACTTCTTAATTTATACTTGTTGGATCTGTTGCCTCTTGCTGGACGAGCTCtcgccgttttttttgttttgcacaAATTCGACGTGCAAGCATCCTTCACCGGGGGAGCGGATGGGTATGGTTGTGCACAGGGTCACTGGTGGTGCCATCATACCGTTTCGGTATTGCGCAGTTTCTTGTTATATAAGCACGCTCTGTTGCAGGCGCTCAAGCACTTACTTAGTGGCGtggattttctttttcctgtgCGTTTGTCCTGTTGCTATTCAAGTAGAAGGTTTCGgctaggaaaaaaaaaaggccacTGGCTCCAATGGAACTTGAGGTGAGTGAGGAGTCACGCATCCGCAGTAGCATTGTTGAGGCAATGGTACAAAACTACCCGCTGATGTCGTGCACACAAGAGGTGAACGTCAAGGTTGCCACCGCTTCAGATGCTGCGCTTTCGTGCGCGACGCGCCTCGGCGACTCTCTCACGAAGTTGCAGGCGCTTAGTCAGGCCATGAGCCGCGTAGGGCAATTATGGCGCAAGGAGAGGCAAGTGGCCCTGGGCACTGTGGAGCAGCACCAAAAGTTGTTAGCTTTCTTGGAGGCCCCTTCAGTTTTACAGGAGTGCATTCGGAATGAGATGTATCACGAAGCACTGGTGGTGTTGGAGCACGTTAGGCGGTCTTCTCAGCCCATCGAAAATGTGGAGTTCCTTCACTGCGTTGAGGCTGAAGTGCTCATCGCGCTCCAACAGGCCTTAGAGGAGCAAATTCTTCCTCGACTAGCGGAGCAGTTGACAGTTGCCTCCGCACTAAAGTTGACCACTTTTCTCCGGAGGCTCGGTGTGGAAGAGACGTACATCCGGCAACTGTTCTTGCTAAAAAGGGGAGAGTACATCGACGGTCACATGCACGAAGCTGAGCGTAGCGGTGCCCCGTACTCGCGTATATTTCGCTATCTAACAACATTCAAGGTCCACGTTGCTGAGGTGGTCCTTCAGTATACTGCCTGCTTCTCTGGCGAGGTAGATGGAGGCTCATGTAGTGAGTTGGTCGGGTGGTGCCACGCGAGGTCTTTTGTGTTCCTCGAGCGCCTCCGCGCCTGTCTGGAGAGGATTGCCAACGGCTCCGAGCTTGCATCTGTTATTGAGCAGTACAATAACTGCGCGAGTGCTGCAGCGCTGGTGCACATGGACATGTTTGGCCTCATTAGCGAGGCAGTTTCGAGCCGAGTGAAGTCTCTTTTCGCCGAGCAGCTTTCCCTTGCCACACAGTCCTACTCCGCATCCATGGCAACGTTCTCTTGGCGGCCTCCAACAGACGCCCAGCGACAAGCGTTGCAGATAAATAGTGAGGTGGAAGTGGTGCCGGGTATCACGTCGTCACCACCTGTGGTCCTTTTGCAGTGGCTGCCACTTGCATATGCACTGAATGGGATACTGACTGCGTTCAATTCGATTCGTAAATGTGTTGTGCCTGGCGTAGAGTCTTTTTGTGTCGCAAAGGTGGAGGAGTTAATGCAGATTATAGCGAGGGACTTGTCACGTGACAGAGACATCCTTATGGCAGTGGAGGGAGCTGAGAAGCATGcatatttactttttgtccATGCGTTTGTGCACGAATTTTATACACACGTCCTGGTCTGTGTCCGAGAGCTTCTGGGTGACGAggcgcagcagcagttggCCATGACTATGCAATATAGCGTGGAGGGCCTGCGTGGTTTGCTTTCCCATGAAAATAAACCGTCACGAGATGCGACCCGGCACGTACCTCATTGCTGTCCGTCCCCGGACATCACTCTCTCGCAGAATGCACCCCCAATCAACGATGTTGGTGTCGCTCACGGTAGCGAGCAGTTCCTTGAAACGAGGGAGAAACATTCGTGAACGGTCGGTTGAATGCGTGTGCGCACACCCGGAGGGGGCTTGTTGATTTgatatttccttctttccctttatcTGTGTGGTATTCTTTGCCGTTGAAGGCGTCTGACCGTCCCTTTGGCAAGGGAGCACAGACGTTGGCGGGCCGTGAGTCCACATAACCACACGTATACAAGCATGCAATTCTATACACTTCTCCTTTCGTAAAAGGCATACTAGCCTTAAGGGAATTCTCTCCTTTAGTCGCCTAAGGATCAACAGTTACAAGCAGCAATCAGTCGAAAAacagaatatatatatttataacaGAAGATGAAGACTAAGTTCTATACATATAAGAACAAACCCAGTAGTTATGCCCAGGTGAGCACTATTCTCACCATGTCGCATGAGGTTGTGGATCGTGTTTCTGTGGAGCGTGCTGAAGATGGGCAGTTCGCGTACTACATGGCAAAATGTGAGTACAACGCCGTAAAAAACCGTATATCTGGGCGTTTGCCGCCAATTGTCCCGCTCGTATACGATTTTGACGAAGATGACCTCAGTAACTACTGCAGCAGTACCGCCGACAGTAGATCTGCCACTCTAAGGAGGGGAGAAGACATGGATTTGGACTGCACGGAAATCGATGGGGAACTTCTTAAACTTTCTGCGGCGCACCGCGAGCGGGATATTGAATCGAGGGGCATGCGTAAAATGAAGCCGTCCCCACTTGAGCTTATTCTGCATCGTGAGACACTCGCTCGGGGAGACATTAACCACGTTGAATCTTTGTTCTTTCGCCGCATGGTTGCACCTTTTCGAGACAACCCGATGTTCAAAGTGCTTGACTTCTTTCGACAGGAGCAACTGGGTCGAAAGCAGGTTGAGGACGAGTGGGCGAGTGAGTCGATGCCCTTTCTTGAGATGTGCAGAATGGAACAAACGGATTACATGGAGGACTTCTTAATCCGTGCGattagggggaaaaataagtACAGGGGTCCATCTGCTGGAGAGAGCATGACATTCGAAAAGGTTCCGTTGGATGTTCGTTTGTATGCTCCACTAAAGCACCGATGCGACATTATACGAAGTGAAACAGAATCGGAGCAGGAAATAGCTTTCTATTACCTGATGTTGGGTCAGGCCGCGCAGCGTGACCTTGTTGAGAAGAACGTTATCTGCCGTAACCCGACATCAGGTCTTATGGACTCAGTTCAACATCCCATCGACGTATCTAATTACGAGGCTGTGGATCTTGCCTTCAGCGCGGAGTGCCGGTATCTCCAACAGCGTGAGGAAACAGGTCGTATGGAGGTTATAAACTTGGAGTTTGACGAAAAGGAAGCGATACTTGCCgcagaagaggagaaaaaggcTAGGGCCATCTCAGAGCGCAGAAACAGAAGGTGACCTGTGAACCCACTAATTTTTCCCCTCCACGAAAGAAAgctagaacaaaaaaaagtagcctCGGTTTTGGAGTCAAGCATGTGTAAGCAAATGTACAAATTGGCATGTCTCGTCACTTGTGTGAGTTGCTTGGTGAAGGCCGTCGCGTGGAACGTGGAGGCATATGTATTGCGGGGCCTGATCTGGATATCCTTGCCATTGCAATTCTTTTCCACAGCCAAAGCGTGAGAGCGTGCTTCCATCACTGTCTCtgtatcccttttttttttcctgaaTCTCTTCCTTGCACGTAGAAGCGGTGGCCCTCTCGGCTTTTGCATGTATATATGAGTCTTATGTGCGTCGGAATTTATGTGTGCGTATCCGTTTGTATGTTTGATTACAATCAGccttgatgtttttttttttaaattatgttaggcgtgtttgtttgacttttcctccactagttttcttttttttttgcttgtgtgcCTCTTTGACAATGTGCAACAACGCTGTTGTGGCCACTCGCACACTTCATATGCAATCTGTTGGTTCTACAGggtttgttttcttcgtgccgTTTTCCAAGTTTCAACCGACTGTCACCACTCCTCCCGACGACGCcgtattcttttttgtcccctTGTGCCTCTTACGGCACATATTACCCATATACCTGTGCCAAGTAAATTTGCTGTTCCCGTTGGGCAAACAGCTCAAACAAGACTGAAAAAAGGGCCGGAGGCGCTGGATTAGTCACAAAGGTTCAAGGGAGCTtcgaaagagagagagagagcgtaAGGACAAAGGAAGATTGAAAGCTTTAAAAAACACAATAGAAGTGAAGTGGCCGAAGGGGCGATAAACTCGGCTATGGGCACCGGTGCAGACGACGGGAAGGCGGGGCGGCATCAGCCAATGCCGCAAGtacagaagaaagaaatcGTACACCGCAATCCAAACCATGTTGCACGGGATGTGTTTGATTTGCGTGGGACCAGTAACCCACTAGCTATGCAATTGTACAGCGACGGCATATCAAGTGGACCACTACTTGGCATTCCCAATCGTCTTGTGCGTGATCTTCAACCGCTTTCCACCAACGCACGTAAACGGTGTCACAGTGATGCCGCCTTCTCCCACCACAGTGGCGATGGCGCAGGCCATGACGGACGGACGACGAAGCACGGCACACTGCAGCTATACCGCCCCCCGGTATGTGGTGAAGAAGAGCTGAAGGAGCATTTCGCCGCCGTGGCGCTTGAGGGGAAAGAGGTGAGGGTACCGACGAAGCGGCACCGCTCTCGACCTGGGCGGCTTGATCCACTAAAGGGTACTTTGCAATCATCAACCTCGGGTTCGCCATCATACGGCGAAAATGAGGGTAATGAAGGCAGAGAGGGGCAAAAAAATATAGGAGATGCAAATAATTCCGCGCCAAATGAGAACGTGGGGCCGATTCCACGGTTTACGAAGTTGCGATCAAACGCACCGAATGAGTTCACATATCTTGTGATGCGCCCTCGTGGGATACGCAGTCCCTACAATCCCTACGATTTGCAGGTAGTGTCGCATAGGGATGTTGACCCGTCTCATTATTACACAGTTTCCGCAGCCGGTGTGACTAAATTCTCTGGCCATGAGGCTGAGTTTATTGAGTTACACACATGGGAACGGGATTGCCGTGTTTTCAATCAACTGAGGGAACTAGACGTTTTCCGTGAATACAAGAAGTGGAAGAGTTTTCTGTTGTGGCGTGGCCTTGTGCGCAACCACGCTATGTCGAACTGCAAAACTTTTCTCACGAAGAACCTTTTTCACGTCCATCCTCAACTGTCTGCTGCCCTACAAACTGTGCAGCGTATCTGTCTTAATTTtgtcaacagcagcagaatcCACCCTCCCGCGACAGAGACGCGCACGTTGGAGGCTCTGTGCGCAACACTTGCAGCGCACCTCAACTTTCAGCGCAACCGACTTGACAAAATGATTAAAAACATTCGCGACACCGTTGAGCGCGCCGCGAAGGCGGCGATGTTGGCAGCACAAATAGAGCGGGAGAGTATTAGTGCCCTCCACGCagaggatgaaaagaaaaagaagaaactcaTTGACGTGCGGGAATTGGGAACACAACAGAAGCCTACTTACATTGAAATGTCACAGAAGAAGGCTGTCTGTCAGCGCATCACTGCGTTTATTCGTCTTTGTGATTACATAATCGTGAACTGTCTAACAAAGCTTGCCGCAACAGCGGTTGAGGATGTAGATCGCGACTTTCAGTACCCGAGGCCAGACAAACAGCAAGATTCGGTAACATCACCTCTTAACAAGAATTCCTGGAGGGGAAAGCGGCAGGAAGGACACAAGGCTGAGGCACCAAAGCCGACAGGACCATTTACCGGCCCTATTCTTAGCCTCAATGTTGTTTACAGGGAGGACAGCCAATCCATTGAGATTACACCGTCACTTGCCCACATAACTGAATGTGTGGAGGACGTGGTGGAAG
Proteins encoded in this window:
- a CDS encoding oligomeric golgi complex component 8, putative, whose amino-acid sequence is MELEVSEESRIRSSIVEAMVQNYPLMSCTQEVNVKVATASDAALSCATRLGDSLTKLQALSQAMSRVGQLWRKERQVALGTVEQHQKLLAFLEAPSVLQECIRNEMYHEALVVLEHVRRSSQPIENVEFLHCVEAEVLIALQQALEEQILPRLAEQLTVASALKLTTFLRRLGVEETYIRQLFLLKRGEYIDGHMHEAERSGAPYSRIFRYLTTFKVHVAEVVLQYTACFSGEVDGGSCSELVGWCHARSFVFLERLRACLERIANGSELASVIEQYNNCASAAALVHMDMFGLISEAVSSRVKSLFAEQLSLATQSYSASMATFSWRPPTDAQRQALQINSEVEVVPGITSSPPVVLLQWLPLAYALNGILTAFNSIRKCVVPGVESFCVAKVEELMQIIARDLSRDRDILMAVEGAEKHAYLLFVHAFVHEFYTHVLVCVRELLGDEAQQQLAMTMQYSVEGLRGLLSHENKPSRDATRHVPHCCPSPDITLSQNAPPINDVGVAHGSEQFLETREKHS